CAACTCTGTCATTGCAGCCTGGAGTCACTCAAACCAAATCAGGCAGCACCCACTACACAGCCTCATTGTTCCCTGCCAGTGCCCTATTTCAAGCCTGTCGCTCCTCACCCTGGCCTTCAGTCTTCCTTACTCTCTACTCACAAATACTTTGACCAAACCTTCGTAGTAAATTAGTACTTTGTACAGCATCATCGGAATGGCTTCAGCTGATACCGAGTACTCTCAAACTCTGCAGCACATCACTGACGCCAAACTCGAGGAGCTGTCCAACAAAAGGCAGATCTTCCAGAAACGCAAAGCTGCTGCCTTGGAAGAGGCCGACTCCTTGGACTCTCGCATCCAAAAGGTCCGTGTTCTGTCGAACGGCGTCAAGACCTGTTTTGATGTTCGTGTCGACGACGATGGGCGCATCTCCGACCAAACACACAGCAACCGTCAACTCGTCACCGAGCTTTCCAACCTCGATCGCTTCCTGAAGCAAGCCGAGTATGATCCTTCGATTTCAGTAGATACGCTGGAACGATGGCATCGCTCTTTGCTGTCGCTGCTTGACGTTCAGACGCTGAAATATGAGTATGCTACACTGTTTGCTCGGCTCACCATGGAGTGGCTGTCTGTGAAAAAGAATCCAAAGACCCGAGAAGGCGAGAATAAGAATGACGATTTTGAAGAGCTGGCCAGCGCCCGCAAGATGGAATCGAAGAGAAACTGGGAGGAAAATGTCTTCACGCCCGCGGACATTGACACCGATACTATCACGGCCTTCCTCGGTGACTTGTTCCACGGCCCATCTGGACCTGTTGACGATGAATCCACTGATACTACCAAGGATGTCCTTAAGGCTCTCGAGAGACTGCGCGAGAAGGTCTCAAAATTCGAGAGTGAACTGACCTCGTCCACCCAGTTCAATCCCACTACACTGAAATGGGTCATAAATGGTCTTCTCAGTTCCGATTTACCCACTGAAAAGCAGCGGGCTGTTCTTAGGGAGTTTCTGAAGGACGACACAGTATTGACCGAGCTGGCCGATGTCCTCAACATGCGACTCGCAGCGTTGCACACTTGGTCCTGGGGCCCCGAAGTGGCCGTCGAACAGCGACGTCAACTTAACGGTGCCTATCACATTTACATGCACGAAGACCTCATCCAAGCGATCTTCCTGCAGTATCTGGGCGTCAAATGGTCGGTCTTTTTCAAGAAGTCGTTAATGAACTTTCGAAAGCTCAAGGGGGTTTGGAAAACCCCGAGGTCTAATGTCCCAGCCGAAGACAAGAAGCGCCGTCGGTTTTTCCTTGACTCCCGCGAAGAGAAGCCCAACTTGCAGATCGTCAAAGAGTCTATCCACCGCAATGCATACTTCGTATCCCAGCTTCTGGATAACGAACAACAGGATAGGGAAgtgggcgagggagaggtGGAAGCTGAGGCGGCGCCCGCGAGAAGAAGCGCCGTGCAACAACAACCCGTACAACAGCCCACAACGGTAAAACAGATCGCACCGCGTGCCCGTCGACTGCAGCGTATCGCGGCGCATATTGACTCAGACGAAGACATGGAATTTGGCCTCATCGATCGCGGTGGAGAAATGTCCGAGCACGAAGACTTGTATGACTCGCACCCTTTTGCGCCGAAAGTCCTGAAGCCCTCAAACCCGACGCAGGCGAAGCAAAACCTGCTACTCCTGCTGAGCGCCGATATCACGATCAACAAACGACTTTATGGTGAGATTACATGCTTCCGCGCTCAGTATGGGTCCCTGTATCCGAGCTTGCCTCACGCAACAATTCTGGCGGTTCTCAAGTTTCTTGGTGTGTCCGAGAAGTGGACTGGCTTTTTCGAGAAGtttcttgctgctcctctgAAGTTTGTTGACGAGCCTGACGTCGAACCCCGGCTCCGCCGTCGTGGTACCCCTGGGTCCCACGTCTTGAGCGAAGTGTTTGGCGAGGTCACCCTGTTTTGTCTCGACTTCTTGATCAACAAGGAGAGCAGCGGTGAGTCCTTGTGGCGAGTAAATGACGATCTCTGGTTCTGGTCGCGGAGCCAGGACACTTCCGTAAAAGCTTGGAAGGGTATCCAAAGATTCAGCGAGACCATGGGTCTCCCCATCGGCGACAAGTCTGGCGGCGCCCACATTACGGCCAAAGATGGGCCCAAGACCACTATCCAGCCAGAATTGCCAAACGGCAGAATCCAATGGGGGATGCTGTATCTAAATCCAGAGTCCGGCCGTTTCGAGATCGATCAAGACATGGTAGATGGCCACATTGACGAGTTGAAACGCCAGCTCGAGGATAAAGAAGCCAGCATTTTCGGCTGGATCCAGGCCTGGAACGCCTTCGCGTCGACCTTCTTTACCTACAACTTCGGCACGCCCGCAAACTGCTTCGGCCAGCAGCACGTCGACATGATGCTCCAAACCCACGAACGCATCCAGCGCGAGATATTCTCATCAGAGCAGGGAACTGGTGATCGCAGCGTCATCACCTACCTCCGCGAGGCCATCCAGTCCCGCTTCGGGAACACTTCGATTCCTGACGggtacttcttcctcccgaTCGACCTGGGCGGCCTAGAACTGTCCAGCCCTTTCATCAACCTCGTCGGCCAGCGGGACTCCATAATTGCAAGCCCAGATACCCTCCTCGATGACTTCTTCAAGGCTGAACACGAGAAGTATATCTCTCTAAAGCGCCGCTACGCCGCTATAGACAAAGACCTCGTCCTCGCGCGGAACAAGGGATTCCGTCctgtcgacattgacgacTTCATGTCCTTTGAGGAGTACACCCGCCACCGCGAACTCGTAAGCTACGGACCGGGGCGTCAACTGGTTCACGTCTACGATGAACTCCTCAGCCACCCCTCGCAGCAGGTGATCCAATACGATTCCACGGGCCCGGTCGCCGTGGGACTCGCGAACGTGAAGAACCAGAAAGGCTTGAGCGGGATCAAGGGCGAGTGGAACGACATGTCGCCGTACTGGAAATGGGTGGCGCAGCTGTATGGACCCGAGATTGTGGAGCGTTTCGGTGGATTTAATGTTGTCGACCACGGCCTGCTGCCTATTGGCCTTATTAGCCAGTTCCGCAGTGGGAGGGTGAGTTGGCGTGAAGAGTAACCTATTGTATGGATTAACGGGTGACATTACGAATTAATACCTTTCTACCTTTTCCAAGATTTCTTTTCTGTGAGGTTTATCATCGATGGTACCGAATATAGTTTCTCACGGGCATTATTTATTGAACTGCAATGGGGGGGAAAGTAGAAGAGCCTCAACGTTTCGTCATCCAGCATTGTGAGGAAGGAGCACCTGCCTATCGCTTCAGGGTTGCGCCTTCTTAAATTTATTCATGGCAGGTAGGAACAGCGACTGTAGACATATACATCTACTATCAAGGAAAGTACAAATACTTACTGGGCAGCCACAGAGGACCCGTTGCGCCTTCCAAATGGGGTTGAGCTCGAATAAGTAGGATCAAGTACAGCTAGTTACCATATACTCCATTATCAGTATTCCTTACCTAGTACAGTTCTTAATTATCACGAGAAGCATCCGTATAAAGTCACATTCAATTTACGACCTAATGACCTCATATAGACTACGAAACAGAatacctcttcttcatcccgtCAATTGCCAAATTTACCAATCCCTTTACATTGCCTGCTGCTGTAATATCAGACAAACTTATCTGTACACCCAGCCGCTTCCTGGCCCACGCCCTGGCTTCGATTGCAATGAGAGAGTCAATAGGGATACCAGCGAGCGCCTTCAGGTCGGGTTTTGCGGGGGCTTTGGAATTTGGCGTCTTGATCATATGTCCTACTTTTACTATCAGGAATTCCTCGGTCGATGGGCGGTTGAGGACTTCTGGCTCAGACTCCACCTGGGCTACAAAGTCAACGATGTCGTCGACGGTGTCAGGGTCCTGTTGCCGTCTCTGGGCTCGATTATTCAGGATCGCGAGCCGGGTGTCGCCGCGTTGCCGGATCCAGGGGGCTGTTGGTGTGAGACCTAGGATTATGTGGTTGAGGTCATATCGACTCGCTAACGAGGACCGTGAGGATGTCGAATGGTATATCAGGGCCTCCACTGCATCTAGcatttccatttcttttATGAATTGGAATTCGAATCGGCCGCTGAATATTTTGGTTAGCACTGGACTGCGACTCACGTAGCCTATATCTGCTATCGGGCCGAGATCAAGGACAGAGGCTGGTTGGCCGAGAGCCAGTCTGTGGCTTTCCAGAGCGTGGATGAATGTATTTGCTGCCGAGTAGTTGCACTGGCCAGTCATTCCGGCAATGCCAGCTATGGATCCAAGCATGACGAAGAAGTCTAGAGCTGTGTTCTGGAATGCCTGGTGCAGGTTCCAAGTACCGCTAACCTTGGCCGTCAGTGGGATAGTCCAGTCTTCGAACGTCATACGCTCGAATGTTATGTCCTGGAAGATGATGATTAACAAGTCTGCTTCTCAATGTGAGGGTTAACGTACCTTCAAGGCTAAGGCGAGCTGGAAGACCCCTTTGACTGGTTTCGGGCTGTGCGATATGGCCTTTTGCACATCCGACATATCGGCCGCTGTAccctggatggagatgacatCGCAACTCTGGCATTTGAGCTCTTCTGCAAATGTTCTATGTTCGTCGGTTGTTCCTGCGCTTGGGGAGAGATATACTAAACACCGAGCCCCTTTTTCCACCATCCAGTTCGACAAGGCGCGTCCTAGGCCACCTAGTCCGCCGCTGAGAAGATACGCATAATCGGGTGAAAATGTAATTTCCGCACGGGTATCCCTCGTAGGTAGTGTGTTAAGATCCTCCGGTATTCGAACCACAATCTTTCCAATATGCTGCCCGGTTTGCATATGGCGGAAGGCAGCCGGCACATCGGATGCGTCAAAGCAGGTCACTGGCGAAATAGGCCCCACGAGCCCCTGATTTACTGGAATGGAGCTGCATTTTATTAGTATGGAAGCCCCAGAAGCCCTGTGTGTGACGTACAAATTTGCAGACTGATCCGTCGCTTCTTCCATATACTCTCCTAGGTCCACGGTAACGaaggatcttcttcccacAAAGTGTTTCATGGGGAGCATCGCATCGGCCAGTACATCCCTCCTGCTGATATCGAACATGGTCCCGCCTGGAGCTACACATTTCCACGACGTCTGGAGTAGTTCGCCACTTAGAGAGCTCAACACTATATCTACTCCACGCCCACCAGTTTCCCGCATTAGGTCGGTATAGAATGAAGAATCGCGCGAGTGGAATATATCAGATCGCGGAATACCGAAGGTGTCCATCAAATACTGCGCCTTGGCATCATTGCCGACGGTGGCATGTATCTATCCTCATGAGAAATGAAACACGGGCAGAATTCCTGGAGTTACCTTGGCGCCTATGCCTCTGCATATCCTGATGGCCGCGATACCAACCCCTCCAGCGGCTGCATGGATCAATACGGACTGCGCCAATGTTAATAAAATACCTCTATTGAGTGAATTCGGTGGCAACATACCTGACCAGGCTGCAGTTTTCCCATTCTCAAAAGACATTGTGCTGCGGTTAGAGAGACGATTGGGGAGGTGGCGCCCTCCTCCAGTGACCACTCTCTGGGTAGAGGTATTACTTTCATGCAAGGCACTAGAATATGCGTCGCAAAACATCCTGGCCCGAGGAATATCGCTCTGTCTCCAGGCTTGACGGTAGATACGCCAGGACCTACAGACTGGACCACCCCACTCCCTTCTAAACCAAGTTGGTCTGGGGTTGCAATAAGCCCAAGGGCTGTGATGATGTCCTTGGCTGTTGTCAACATTGCACTTTTGTAGGGGAGTCTATTTACCTTGAAGTTTAGTCCAATATATGCCACCCTGATGAGAACCTCTCCGGCCTTCGGGTCGGAAAGCGCATCTTCTCTCCAAAACATCGAGTCCAGCAGCCCTGTAGACTCGATCCCTAACCTCCTAGGGGTAGAACCTTGCACTGaactctccagctcctttcCCATATCTGCGACCTCGAACCTTGCAACGTGGATTATTCCGTTGCAGAGTACATATTCCTCGCGCCTCGATTCATCTGACACTTGAATCCGACGAAGGTGGTCGTACACCCGTAACAGATGGGATATCGTATTCTGGTCAAACTCCTCGACATCAAGTATAGACAAACTCGTGCCATCTGTATGAGCTTCGCCATGAAGCGCGCGCAAAAAGCCATGGATCAGGCCATATCGTGGATCGGCACAGGCCATCTGCGACATCCTGGTAACCCATAACACACGTTTGACGGATGGGCTGAGTAGGAATGTCTTTAGCTGCTGGAAACTCTCTGTCGAAATATTGAAGAGGAACGGCCCTGTTGCGTCGAGTAGCGAGATGGTATCTCCCTCGCTCGGACGTGGTTGGTCCAGGGTACATATGTTGACTTGATGGCCATTCGTTGTGAATCGCTTTGCGACATCCAAGATCCATTGGGAATGTTCTCCTGGGACTAGGAGGTTAACTATTGCCGGTTCTACTGGTGGCAGCGGGCTGCTGGAGACTAGGTTGACGAGTAGACTGGTCTGCTCGTGGATTGCAAAGTCGATGCCGTTGAATCCAGCGGCCTTCATCTCCTGCCTCCATCGGTCTACAGAGACATAGGGCTTTTCGACGCGCTGGTCATTTTCGCCTACCCACCAGCCTGGTAGTAGGCCCTGTATGTGAAATTAGCAGCACACTTCTAATACGCCGTTAGGGGAAAGCATACGAATATATACTCGGCTCCTCGGCATTCTGGAATGCAGACTTTGTTAATTCTTGCCATGTTGAACTGCAAATGAATGTGAAAACGTACCTTCAGCAAGTTCCTGCAGGAATAGCCGACCACCCGGAGCAAGGAGCTTCTTGATGTTGAACAGCGATCTATTGAGGCTGGGCGTAGCATGGATGACCTATTCGAGCCCGTTGAGACCCCAAAGTAGTCAAGAGAGACAAGGTGAACATACATTAGAGGCGATAACCAGATTATATTTCCCCAACTCAATACCCTGCGCCGCAAGATCTTCACTGATATTCAGGACTGCGTACTCCATTCCATCATACCTCGAGAACCTCTCCCTTGCCGCCGCCAGAAAGCCCGCCGAGACGTCGCTGAAGGTGTATTTTGAATACAGGCGACTGCCATCGGGGGCGTGCAGATATTCCAAGAACCGAGCTGTTGCGCTGCCCGTCCCAGCTCCTACTTCGAGAATGTTCAATTCCGGATTCGAGTGGCCCAGGGTAGTGAAGAACTCGTTGCACGAGTCGAAAGATAGAAGCACGTCGTAGACGTCCTTTAAGCCGTCGTTCTCCATTAGGAGATGTAGGGCATTAACCGTCCCCTCGAACACGCCCACAATGTTGTCTAACACCCGGTGCATGCAGGCGACTAGAGGGATGAGTTGAGCGTAATCCTCAGTTTTCTCGGTCAACCATGCCATCATTTGTAATGGAGCAGAAGAGTCAAAGGGACAGTCCGGTGCGTATCCAAAGTCGGGGAGTCTCCATGTCCCTTGTTTCTGTATCCTGGATTGACCGATGCTGAGCCACCGTTTGTACTTGAGAAGGTGATCCTCTGAAGGCTCAATGTCTTGTACTCGAGCAGCAGTCTCGGCTATAAAAAGGTCGACCAGCCTGTCGCTGACCTCGGTATCGAGTgtcagtggtggtggtggctttgcCATTGATGCCGCGGGTATAAAATCGATATGAGGCTTCCAGACTGGCCTGGATGCCAGGTCGCCTTCCTTGACTGCCGTGGTATCATCACCTATGATATGGAGCCGTGCGCCTGTAATTGACAGAACAGTTTCCCTTTGGTCTTGGGACGTGGCACCTACGTCTCCAAGGATAAAGTTGCCCTTTCCTATATCAGCCTGGGCTTGCACATAGAGCTCTTCACTTTCCGGACTAACGAAGATATCCTCGAATAGAACAGGAAGGCTCCGGATATTAATACTGCGGGTGAGGCCTCGAAACATGGCCACTGAAAGCAGTTGTAGGCATCTATCGATAGTCGTTGGATGCATGACATACCGACTGGGCGACACTTTTGCCGTCTTGACCGTGCCTGTTGCTACGTGGCGTATTGGGTCTGCAGAGATGTCGTCCAGACCACGGAATTCACGGTTGTAGTCCATTCCAATCTCCCGTAGTCCTTTGTACCAGGTCGCCGAAGTGGCGTGCCGCTTGAGCTGCGTGCCATCTACCAGTGGCATATTGGATGGGACTGAGGACGGAGCAGCTCGTACTTGGCCGACACATACCCGCGTTGTTTCGCCGGCCTGGACAGACGTAATCGAGAACTCATACCAACCCGAGTCCTGGATATCGGAAATCCGAGCTGGTCTCAGATTGGTGATGAGTTCCACCGACTCGTTGCTGTCGATGAAGAGGGCGCTTTTGAGGACGAGATGGTTAATCTGGTATTTCAAGGTCGATGAGTTTGTTATTTGCTGAATTGCTTCCCCGGCCATTGCGATGTATCCAGCACCAGGGAAAAGTGTCTTTCCCAGGACCCTGTGCCCGTATAGCCACGGGGCATCGTCAAGAGATAGCGTGTTCCGCCATGAGGGCTCTAGATCTGTGGACCCTAATACTCGAGAGCCTAGTAATTCATGGTGGGGATACTTGCGCAGCCTCCAGGCCTCGACTGCAGGTGTCTGGCTCCAGTACCTGGTATCATGCTGCCACGGGTATGGGGGTAAATCCACAAGCAGGTTTCCCTCGCCGTTGATTGCACGAAAGCTGACAGAGGCCCCTGCATTGTAGAGGTTTCCGGCAGTGTAGAACACGGATGTTTTTGGGTCTTCTCCTCGTACTAGGGACGGTATGTAGGAGCATGATCCCCCGTGTTGGTGCTCAGAGATAATTTGTCGTAGTGGTCCAGAAAGGGCTGAATGAGGACCGATCTCAACGAATGCTGAATTTGAAGTGTCCTCTTTGGAATCTAGTATCGCATTGGTTGCAGCTAGGAAGAGCACAGGGGACTCTAGGTTCCGTCGCCAATATTTACCGTCTAACTCAGATGGGTCGGTAATACGTGCCCCAGTGACAGACGAGAAGAACGGCATCATGGACGAACCACCTCTTGACTGCAACCCTTCAAGGGAAGCTTCATATTCGTCAGCGGCGTCCTGCATATGGGGAGAGTGGTATGCTTTGTCGACGCGAAGCAGGCGGCACAGCGCATCAGGGTCATCAGATTGAATTCTTTCCATAATACCCTCCAGCACATCTCGGTCTCCTGATAGTGTAACACTCTGCCGGCTATTCTCGCAAGCAATCACTACTCCTTCGGTCAGGTAGGGAGTTACCTCCTCGCGGTCCATGCTGATGGCGGCCATACCCCCTCGCCGTTGCACTTTATGCGAGATTTGGCCGCGATGGTAAGCGACTCTAATCGCATGTTCGGCAGTGAGAGCCCCGGCAGCATACGCGGCTGCTATCTCACCACTGGAGTGGCCGATGACGGACGCTGGCGTAATTCCCCAGTGGGCCAGAAGATCCACGAGGCCGATTTGAATGGCACAACATAATGGCTGTGCAAATTCTGCCGAGTTTAATTGGTGTGAGCTGTTATCATTGCAGAGAAGATCTACTCAAGCTGTTAGTGGATGCCTTAACTCATTTCCAGTGAAAGGATACCAACCTTGCAAAGTCCATGCTGGTGGGTGTTGCACTCTTTGAAGGGCAAAATCAAGCAGTCTGATACTCGACCGGAACCGATCAAAGGACTGTATCAACGATTTTCCCATCCCTGGCCACTGTGCCCCCTGGCCTGTGAAAACAAACGTAATCTCTGGTGTGCATGCAGTGTCGACAGCGCCGATATTGAACGAACCGGTTGCCTCCTCGGTGGCCAGCATAAATGCCCGTTGCGTGAGATGTTCTCGACGCTCTCCCAGTGTAAATGCAAGATCGGCAACATGTTTTGGATTTCCTTCAATGTAAGCCTCTATGTCTTCTATTCGATTACGAAGGGATTTTTCACTGTTGGCTGAGAGTACTAGGAGCCGGGTATTTGTTGAGTTTAGAGCTGGGGAAACAGTACTGTCCAGTCCGAACGAGGAGGCAGAATCTAAAATGACCTTTCCCACGGTTAGCTCTCTTTGGATGATATTCGAGGTGTAATTGGTAGCTAACATGGACATTTGTTCCTCCTACGCCGAAATTGTTCACGCTGATTCTCTCCTTTCGACCTTGTGGCCATGCCATCTCATGCTTCGGCACTATTAAGCCTGCACTCTCGAATGcaacttcatcttcaggTCAGTAACTGTAGGCTACCTAGGGTATTTAAGAGTGACTTACTCTTTGGATTCGGTTCGACCATATGAATGTGTGGTAGTATGGCCTTCCTCTCCAGGGACACCACGGCCTTGATGAGACTCGTAATACCCGACGTACCCTCAGAATGGCCGAAATTGGGCTTCACCTACAATATCATCAGAAGTAAGTATTCTAACGGACAATGGTACCGACCGATCCAACGTGAACGCCACTGGGGAAGACCTTGGCCACCGCAGACATCTCTGTGACATCCCCTACCATCGTCCCAGTCCCATGGCACTCAAAATATGCGGTGTCGTCTATGGCATCAATACCCGCCTTTCTATACGCACTCCGAATAAGTGATTCCTGTGCATCTGCTGAAGGCGTTGAGAGGACCACTGTCCGCCCATCGTTATTTACAGCTGTTGCTCTGATCACAGCGCGGATTCTGTCCCCGTCTCGTACTGCATCCTCTAGCGGTTTTATTAAAACGGCATTCACGGCCTCCGCGCGTCCAAATCCATCTGCGGACGCATCGAATGTCTTGCATTGCCCCGGTGGAGAGAGGACCCCGCTACTTGCCAGGTTCATGTGTAGTGTCGGGGTGAGAATCAGGTTGGCTCCTCCTACAAGCGCGGATGAACACTCGCCGGAGTATAGGGCTTGACAGGCTTCATGCAGGGCTaccatggacgaggagcATGCAGTTTCAATCGTCATCCTATATGTAGTCAGTATCCGCGCGGGTTGCAGTAACTAGTAAAAGGACTTACGTCGGTCCATGCAGATCCAAGTTCCACGCGATATAGCTCGACAAGAAGAAACTCCCTGCTGCAGCGCCAATCATCGGGTTCCGATGTTGACCATCTTTGAGAGTAAGTTCTGCCCAATCCGCGCCCCAAGCACCGATATAACAGCCAATCCTGTCCCCGCGGTATCCGGTTTGTCCTGCATTCTCCAGGCATTCGTAAACCACTTCCAGTAAGAGCCTCGCGCGAGGGTCCGAGCCAGCAGCCTCCACTTCGGATAGACCAAAGAACGAAGCATCCATCATGGCCACGTCGTCGTCAATGAAATATGCCTTCTGGCTCTTCATCGAGTAGGGGATGTCTCCGTCATTGTGGAATTCATTAATGTTGAATCTGGATAGGGGGACATCGCATAGGCCGTCGTTTCGGTCCCGAAGGAATTCGTAcatggatgggatggaatTTACTCCTCCTGGTAGTCTGGCAGCCATTCCCACGATGGCGATAGGAGGGGGGCCTTCGTTCTGCATTTTTGGCGAAGCTGCAATTGTTGACTGTTCGGGTTTCGGGGTATCATTGGAAAGTGTGAGGCCGGCCACGTCAACCCTGATCTCGCCATTTGTATCCATTTGGTCCGGTGGTGAAAGCACAAATAGTGACTCTTTGGCTGGGTTTACTTCCCAGCGTTATCATGAGAGAAAAGGAGCGACGGCAATTTCATGGCCATAAAGTAAATATTGCCCATCTCCCTGGAACCCAAGGGTGTTTTATTTCACAGGGTTGAATATGCCCACGCTTCCCGGCTGACCAGACGTTTGCAGCCCTCATTGGGTATCTACTGTCGTACCGAGTCACATTGTTAGTGGAACTGCAGCTAGCTTCCACGTCTGTGCAATCTCAATTAATGGCCAGAGCTGTCTGTTGCCGAATTTAGAGGGGCCAGATGCGTCCATCAGCGCGGCACTATAACACACATAGAGCCTAAATCTGG
This region of Aspergillus puulaauensis MK2 DNA, chromosome 5, nearly complete sequence genomic DNA includes:
- a CDS encoding uncharacterized protein (COG:S;~EggNog:ENOG410PMDF;~antiSMASH:Cluster_5.9) yields the protein MASADTEYSQTLQHITDAKLEELSNKRQIFQKRKAAALEEADSLDSRIQKVRVLSNGVKTCFDVRVDDDGRISDQTHSNRQLVTELSNLDRFLKQAEYDPSISVDTLERWHRSLLSLLDVQTLKYEYATLFARLTMEWLSVKKNPKTREGENKNDDFEELASARKMESKRNWEENVFTPADIDTDTITAFLGDLFHGPSGPVDDESTDTTKDVLKALERLREKVSKFESELTSSTQFNPTTLKWVINGLLSSDLPTEKQRAVLREFLKDDTVLTELADVLNMRLAALHTWSWGPEVAVEQRRQLNGAYHIYMHEDLIQAIFLQYLGVKWSVFFKKSLMNFRKLKGVWKTPRSNVPAEDKKRRRFFLDSREEKPNLQIVKESIHRNAYFVSQLLDNEQQDREVGEGEVEAEAAPARRSAVQQQPVQQPTTVKQIAPRARRLQRIAAHIDSDEDMEFGLIDRGGEMSEHEDLYDSHPFAPKVLKPSNPTQAKQNLLLLLSADITINKRLYGEITCFRAQYGSLYPSLPHATILAVLKFLGVSEKWTGFFEKFLAAPLKFVDEPDVEPRLRRRGTPGSHVLSEVFGEVTLFCLDFLINKESSGESLWRVNDDLWFWSRSQDTSVKAWKGIQRFSETMGLPIGDKSGGAHITAKDGPKTTIQPELPNGRIQWGMLYLNPESGRFEIDQDMVDGHIDELKRQLEDKEASIFGWIQAWNAFASTFFTYNFGTPANCFGQQHVDMMLQTHERIQREIFSSEQGTGDRSVITYLREAIQSRFGNTSIPDGYFFLPIDLGGLELSSPFINLVGQRDSIIASPDTLLDDFFKAEHEKYISLKRRYAAIDKDLVLARNKGFRPVDIDDFMSFEEYTRHRELVSYGPGRQLVHVYDELLSHPSQQVIQYDSTGPVAVGLANVKNQKGLSGIKGEWNDMSPYWKWVAQLYGPEIVERFGGFNVVDHGLLPIGLISQFRSGRVSWREE